The following coding sequences lie in one Mucilaginibacter sp. KACC 22773 genomic window:
- a CDS encoding SRPBCC family protein — protein MSDNKVSLHRVIKASPEKVYRAFTEATAIASWLPPYGFLCTVHEMDVRVGGTFKMSFHNFTTGNGHSFGGEYLDVKPNEFLKYTDKFDDPNMPGVMTTSVWLQKTMVGTELKVLQEGIPPMIPAEMCYLGWQESLEKLIKLVEPNIPDA, from the coding sequence ATGTCAGACAACAAAGTTTCATTGCACAGAGTTATTAAGGCTTCGCCTGAAAAGGTATATCGTGCCTTTACCGAGGCTACGGCGATTGCTTCATGGCTGCCGCCTTACGGTTTTCTTTGTACCGTACACGAAATGGACGTTCGGGTAGGTGGTACTTTTAAAATGTCATTTCATAATTTTACAACAGGTAACGGCCATTCATTTGGTGGCGAATATTTGGATGTGAAACCCAATGAGTTCCTGAAATATACCGACAAATTTGATGACCCCAACATGCCGGGCGTAATGACCACCTCTGTTTGGCTTCAAAAAACAATGGTAGGTACCGAGCTAAAAGTACTGCAGGAAGGAATACCTCCAATGATACCCGCCGAAATGTGTTACCTGGGCTGGCAGGAATCGCTGGAGAAACTCATTAAACTGGTAGAACCTAATATACCGGATGCCTGA
- a CDS encoding outer membrane beta-barrel protein, which yields MMKLIHVFLLPLFMLLLFNFTQAQTNTGKISGAVLDDTKKPLDGATVILLAAKDSSVVSTQLVNPDGGFAFKNIKDNTYLIKATYIGYKTYLSDPVIVSRQKPVNLPPFILSLAGKKLNEVAITAQKSYVQQKIDRTVVNVGALISNTGANALEVLAKTPGVQVDADGNITFKGKSGVMVMIDDKPTYLSAANLATYLRSLPSSSLDQIELMDNPPAKYDAAGNAGVINIKTKKNTTRGFNAVVSANYALGFYGRTDESINMNYRVDKINIFANLAYNKQKTFRRLEIDRDYFDANGDRTSSLKDISYFRPSGNNTNIKAGMDYYSSSKTTWGVVFTGEISRDHDSSPVYSLLYGKSGGLDSTINTLNTSTNKFDSKGINLNYTHKYDSTGRTLTFDLDYIHNAAGSNQMFVNNTFLPDGTLTNSQTLTDNLPSTINIYSAKADYTRPLKGKAKLETGVKSSYVSTDNAANYFNVIDNVSTIDYNNTNRFLYKENINAAYVNFNKTLGRFSLQTGLRAENTNGSGHQLGNAQKADSSFVKHYTNLFPTAYFSYNLDTAGHNVLAMSYGRRIGRPSYGSLNPFTFFVDKFTYFSGNPFLKSQFTDNYKLAYSYRSLFTVALTYNYTTDVQGETIHNSNNVFISTQGNIGRRKTINLSANTNFQPAKWWSVNLYAEVYKNTYQGAFYTGYLNQSQYTFSGNGNNQFTLSKTWSAELSGFYDSGGTYGQFVTLPKGMLNAAIQKKILNNKGSIKLNARDIFHTFRPSGTITNIVGANATFHNFLDTRVATLAFTYSFGKLTNTPQKRDTGGAESEQGRAH from the coding sequence ATGATGAAACTGATACACGTATTTCTGTTGCCCTTATTCATGCTGTTACTTTTTAACTTTACCCAGGCGCAAACCAACACCGGTAAAATTTCAGGGGCGGTTTTAGATGATACTAAGAAACCACTTGATGGCGCAACCGTTATTTTACTTGCCGCAAAAGATTCAAGCGTGGTAAGTACCCAGCTTGTTAACCCGGATGGTGGCTTCGCATTTAAAAACATAAAGGATAATACATACCTTATTAAGGCTACTTATATTGGCTATAAAACTTACCTAAGCGACCCGGTGATTGTAAGCCGGCAAAAACCGGTTAATTTACCCCCGTTTATTTTATCGCTCGCAGGCAAAAAGTTAAATGAGGTGGCCATAACTGCCCAAAAATCATATGTACAACAAAAAATTGACCGCACGGTAGTTAATGTTGGGGCGCTGATATCAAACACCGGCGCCAACGCTTTGGAAGTGTTGGCTAAAACACCCGGTGTACAGGTAGATGCCGATGGCAATATCACCTTTAAGGGAAAAAGCGGTGTAATGGTGATGATTGATGATAAACCAACCTATCTTTCGGCCGCAAACCTGGCAACTTACCTGCGCTCGTTACCGTCATCGTCATTAGATCAGATAGAGCTGATGGATAACCCGCCGGCCAAATATGATGCCGCAGGAAATGCAGGCGTAATTAATATAAAAACTAAAAAGAACACCACCAGGGGGTTTAATGCGGTGGTTTCGGCCAATTATGCACTCGGTTTTTATGGGCGTACAGACGAAAGCATCAACATGAATTACCGCGTTGATAAAATTAATATTTTTGCCAACCTTGCCTATAACAAGCAAAAAACCTTCAGGCGGCTGGAAATTGACCGCGATTATTTTGATGCCAATGGAGATAGAACCTCGTCCTTAAAGGATATATCCTATTTCAGGCCATCCGGTAATAACACCAATATTAAAGCCGGGATGGATTACTACTCATCGTCAAAAACTACCTGGGGTGTGGTATTTACCGGCGAAATATCACGCGATCATGACAGCAGCCCGGTATACAGCTTATTATATGGTAAAAGCGGCGGCCTGGATTCAACCATAAATACCCTGAATACATCCACCAATAAGTTTGACAGCAAGGGTATAAACCTGAATTATACCCATAAGTACGATAGTACAGGCAGGACCCTTACATTCGACCTGGATTATATTCACAATGCAGCCGGCAGTAACCAGATGTTTGTAAACAACACTTTTTTACCCGATGGTACTTTAACAAATTCGCAAACGCTGACTGATAATTTGCCATCCACCATTAATATCTATTCTGCAAAGGCCGATTACACCCGTCCGCTTAAGGGCAAGGCAAAGCTGGAGACCGGGGTTAAAAGCAGCTATGTGAGTACAGATAATGCGGCCAATTATTTTAATGTGATTGATAATGTAAGCACCATTGATTACAACAACACCAACCGGTTTTTATATAAAGAAAACATCAATGCTGCATACGTTAATTTTAACAAAACCCTCGGCCGGTTTTCATTACAAACCGGTTTACGGGCCGAGAACACCAATGGTTCCGGCCATCAGCTGGGGAATGCCCAAAAAGCCGACTCATCATTTGTTAAGCACTATACCAACCTGTTCCCGACGGCTTATTTTTCATACAACCTGGATACCGCCGGCCATAATGTGCTTGCCATGTCGTATGGCCGGCGCATTGGAAGGCCCAGCTACGGAAGCTTAAATCCTTTTACCTTTTTTGTAGATAAATTTACTTACTTTTCGGGCAACCCTTTCCTTAAATCGCAGTTTACTGATAATTATAAACTGGCGTATAGCTACCGGAGTTTGTTTACCGTTGCGCTTACCTATAATTATACTACCGATGTTCAGGGCGAAACCATTCACAACAGCAACAACGTGTTCATCAGCACCCAGGGCAATATAGGGCGACGGAAAACAATCAACCTGTCTGCCAATACCAACTTTCAACCGGCCAAATGGTGGTCGGTTAACCTATATGCCGAGGTTTATAAAAACACTTACCAGGGGGCGTTTTACACCGGGTACCTTAATCAGTCGCAATACACATTTTCGGGCAACGGCAACAACCAGTTCACTTTATCCAAAACCTGGAGCGCCGAATTAAGCGGCTTTTATGATAGCGGGGGCACTTACGGACAGTTTGTTACACTACCCAAAGGTATGCTTAACGCCGCCATTCAGAAAAAAATATTGAACAATAAGGGCTCCATTAAGTTAAATGCGCGCGATATTTTCCACACCTTCAGGCCAAGCGGCACCATTACCAATATTGTGGGCGCCAATGCCACCTTCCATAACTTTTTAGATACCCGGGTAGCCACACTGGCGTTTACCTATAGTTTTGGTAAATTAACCAACACACCCCAAAAACGTGATACCGGCGGCGCCGAAAGCGAACAAGGCAGGGCGCATTAA
- a CDS encoding DUF2339 domain-containing protein — MDFFIVVLLVLIIVLIVNNKSSVGRHIEALETQVLELKRMIEHLRVSKLTEEPPEREEVAKPVIKDIPVIKAPEPPATPIPPVIKPEPEPVKVERQPEVISDSIPVISRPVKTNPPTPPVPEQPQLSFFERYPDLEKFIGENLVNKIGIAILVLAIGYFVKFAIDSGWVGPAGRVGIGIACGAILVGIAHWLRNSYKAFSSVLAGGGLAVFYFTITLAFHQFHLFSQTAAFIILIVITIFAVLLSLLYDKQELAVIALVGGFGSPFMVSTGKANYDALFIYLLILNTGLLIIAYYKAWRVLNIVSFAFTVIVFGGVVYTLTAPTYHYGLIYGSIFYVLYFAINVANNVKENKKFIGSDFSILLINTGLYFAAGLYLLTAMHQEQFRGLFCISLAVVNLILSYILFRNRKVDTNVLYLLIGITLTFISLAAPIQLHGNSITLFWAAETVVLYWLYLRSSIKLMKLTSLILWIAMLLSLLMDWSQIYPDHLIKLTVIANRGFITTLVAAISSFLLSVLVSRGESDDTGIKFSKNLFCTVGLALLFLSGLVEINHQFLNRYPDTSLNILYMMLYTPAFILGYYLVSLKVPAIQFSNNIRIAILWVCIIIYLVLMPQYFGLLTDILTGKKTPSGHFAAHWISAVLIGLLFYRTIRLCQTTMDEGMKTLFTWILSAGIVVFLSLEFCLLSNLLFYSNMHSIERVETVYVKTTLPILWGLLSFALMWLGMRNKMRTMRIVSLTLFSVTLLKLFTYDIVDIPQAGKIAAFFCLGVLLLIISFMYQKVKKIIVDDETAKNKED, encoded by the coding sequence ATGGATTTTTTTATCGTTGTTTTACTCGTATTGATTATTGTTTTAATTGTAAATAACAAAAGCAGCGTTGGCCGCCATATAGAAGCGCTTGAAACCCAGGTGCTGGAATTAAAGCGGATGATTGAACATTTACGGGTATCCAAACTGACGGAAGAACCTCCCGAACGCGAAGAGGTTGCTAAACCTGTTATCAAAGACATTCCCGTTATAAAAGCCCCTGAACCTCCTGCTACACCGATACCACCGGTGATAAAACCTGAGCCGGAACCTGTTAAGGTTGAAAGACAACCCGAAGTAATCAGCGATAGCATACCGGTTATTAGCCGCCCTGTAAAAACAAACCCACCCACCCCGCCTGTACCCGAACAGCCACAGCTTTCCTTTTTTGAACGCTACCCCGACCTGGAGAAATTCATTGGCGAAAACCTGGTTAATAAAATAGGTATAGCCATATTGGTGCTGGCCATTGGCTACTTTGTAAAATTTGCTATTGATAGCGGCTGGGTTGGCCCTGCCGGCCGTGTAGGTATTGGTATTGCCTGCGGCGCTATATTGGTAGGTATTGCCCATTGGTTACGCAACAGTTATAAAGCGTTCAGCTCGGTATTGGCCGGTGGCGGTTTGGCCGTGTTTTATTTTACCATAACGCTGGCCTTTCACCAGTTTCACCTGTTCAGCCAAACCGCGGCATTTATTATCCTTATTGTTATTACCATTTTTGCGGTGCTGCTTTCATTGCTATACGATAAGCAGGAACTTGCGGTTATAGCGCTTGTTGGCGGTTTTGGCAGTCCGTTTATGGTGAGCACGGGCAAGGCCAATTACGATGCTTTATTTATTTACCTGCTCATACTGAATACCGGCCTGCTCATCATTGCCTATTATAAAGCATGGCGGGTGCTCAATATCGTATCTTTCGCGTTTACGGTAATTGTTTTTGGCGGGGTTGTGTATACACTTACGGCGCCAACCTATCACTACGGGTTAATTTACGGCAGCATATTTTATGTACTTTACTTCGCCATCAATGTGGCCAATAACGTAAAAGAGAACAAAAAATTTATCGGGTCAGATTTCAGCATCCTGCTAATCAATACCGGGCTTTATTTTGCGGCGGGCTTGTACCTGCTCACCGCTATGCACCAGGAGCAATTCCGCGGGTTGTTTTGCATTAGTTTGGCAGTAGTAAACCTCATCCTGTCATACATCCTGTTCCGTAACCGCAAGGTTGATACCAATGTATTGTACCTGCTTATTGGCATTACGCTCACCTTTATATCGCTGGCTGCGCCTATTCAACTGCATGGCAACAGTATTACCCTGTTCTGGGCTGCCGAAACGGTGGTACTTTACTGGCTATATCTCCGTTCGTCAATCAAATTAATGAAGCTTACCTCGCTTATTTTATGGATAGCCATGTTGCTGAGCCTGCTGATGGACTGGTCCCAGATTTACCCCGATCACCTCATTAAGCTTACCGTTATTGCAAACAGGGGCTTTATTACAACACTGGTAGCCGCCATCAGCTCGTTCCTGTTATCGGTGCTGGTAAGCCGCGGCGAAAGTGACGACACCGGGATAAAATTCAGCAAAAACCTATTCTGCACCGTAGGGCTGGCGCTGTTATTTTTAAGCGGCCTTGTCGAGATTAACCACCAGTTTTTAAACAGGTATCCAGATACATCGCTCAATATATTGTACATGATGCTGTATACGCCGGCTTTTATACTGGGCTATTACCTGGTATCGTTAAAAGTACCGGCAATTCAATTTAGTAACAACATCCGGATAGCCATACTTTGGGTTTGTATTATCATATACCTGGTTTTAATGCCGCAGTATTTTGGCTTATTGACAGATATCCTCACCGGCAAAAAAACGCCATCGGGCCATTTTGCAGCACACTGGATAAGCGCCGTGCTTATCGGCCTGTTATTTTACCGTACCATCCGCCTTTGCCAAACCACTATGGACGAAGGGATGAAAACGCTTTTCACCTGGATCCTGAGTGCCGGCATTGTAGTGTTTTTAAGCCTGGAGTTTTGCCTGCTGAGTAACCTGTTATTTTACAGTAATATGCACTCCATTGAACGTGTAGAAACGGTATACGTTAAAACCACGCTGCCTATATTATGGGGCTTGCTGTCTTTCGCCCTTATGTGGCTGGGCATGCGTAATAAAATGCGTACCATGCGGATAGTATCGTTAACCCTGTTTTCGGTAACGCTGCTCAAGCTGTTTACTTATGATATTGTAGATATACCGCAGGCCGGAAAAATAGCGGCATTCTTTTGCCTGGGCGTACTGCTGCTTATTATATCCTTTATGTACCAAAAGGTTAAAAAAATTATTGTTGATGATGAAACTGCTAAAAACAAGGAAGACTAA
- a CDS encoding YebC/PmpR family DNA-binding transcriptional regulator: protein MGRAFEFRKERKFKRWAKMAVQFTRLGKEIVMAVKAGGGDVNTNSRLRTAVQNAKAVNMPKDRVEAAIKRASSRDEKDYEELVYEGYAPYGVAVLVETATDNTNRTVANVRSYFTKYGGSLGKTGSLDFIFTRKSVFTFEPGDRDLEELEFELIDAGLEDLFVEADEEGKDIGVIHTAFEDFGKMQKALEEAGVEVKSAKLERVPQSFHEVTEEQVVDIMKLIDRLEEDDDVQAVYHNMAE from the coding sequence ATGGGAAGAGCATTTGAATTCCGCAAAGAAAGAAAGTTTAAGCGCTGGGCCAAAATGGCGGTGCAGTTTACCCGTTTAGGGAAAGAAATTGTAATGGCCGTAAAAGCAGGCGGTGGCGATGTAAACACCAACTCGCGCTTACGTACCGCGGTACAAAACGCCAAGGCCGTAAATATGCCTAAAGACCGCGTGGAAGCCGCCATAAAACGTGCCAGCAGCCGCGACGAAAAAGATTACGAAGAGCTTGTATATGAAGGCTATGCGCCTTATGGCGTTGCCGTTTTGGTTGAAACGGCTACCGATAATACCAACCGCACCGTTGCCAACGTGCGCAGTTATTTCACCAAATATGGCGGCTCGCTGGGAAAAACCGGCTCGTTAGATTTTATTTTTACCCGCAAATCGGTATTCACTTTTGAGCCTGGCGACCGCGACCTGGAAGAATTAGAGTTTGAACTGATTGATGCCGGCCTGGAAGACCTGTTTGTTGAAGCAGATGAAGAAGGAAAAGATATCGGCGTAATCCATACCGCGTTTGAAGATTTTGGAAAAATGCAAAAAGCGCTGGAAGAAGCCGGAGTTGAAGTAAAATCGGCCAAACTGGAGCGTGTACCGCAATCATTCCATGAAGTAACCGAAGAACAGGTGGTTGATATCATGAAACTGATTGACCGTTTGGAAGAGGACGACGACGTACAGGCGGTGTACCATAACATGGCGGAGTAA
- a CDS encoding DUF2442 domain-containing protein — translation MPLFSSRKEEKKVKVSFANGLLFVEKPDGKQQAFPLEWFPKLMNATDEERDDWKQTDKGIHFNQLDVDVTL, via the coding sequence ATGCCACTATTCAGCTCACGTAAGGAAGAAAAGAAAGTAAAGGTAAGCTTTGCTAACGGCCTGCTTTTTGTAGAAAAGCCCGATGGTAAGCAGCAAGCTTTCCCGCTGGAGTGGTTCCCCAAACTGATGAACGCTACCGACGAGGAACGTGACGACTGGAAACAAACAGATAAAGGCATCCACTTTAACCAATTGGATGTGGACGTGACTTTATAG